The following nucleotide sequence is from Acidobacteriota bacterium.
AGCCACGTCCACCCGACAATGCAAATTTTCCAAAATGAGCCGGGCAACCACCTGATTGGCTTCAATGTCTTCGACCAGCAACACTCGCATTTGAGGAAGTTGCGGCACAGACAACAGCGAACTGCTTGACGCAAGTGTGTACCGGGTAATCAATGGTTGTGGGCCAGCGGTGTCGGTTCGTTGCATCACCTGGAGCAAACAATTGCGGAGATGGGTTTGTCGAACCGGCTTGGTCAGATAAGCCACAATCCCCGACTGGCGGGCTTCATCACCGTGCCCGCGCATGGCAAACGACGTCAGCATGACCAGTTTGGTTTGGGCAATTAAGGGGTCGGATTTAATGGCCCGGGCCAGTTCCATCCCATCCATGCCAGGTAACAACATATCCTCAATGACCAGATCGAATGGTTTGGCGCGATGAGCCGCGTTCCGAAGTTGTTCCAACGCCCGTAAGCCGGTTTCAGCCACGTCAGTGGTCATTTCCCATTCGGTGAGTTGTTGCTGTAACAGGTCGCGATTGGCTGCATTGTTATCCACAAGCAGGACCCGCAGCTTTCTGAGTCCGTCCGGGTCATTTTGATGGGTGTCTTCTTCTTTCTTTTGTGGCCGGGCCAGCGGAATTGAGAATCGAAAGGTACTCCCCTGCCCTGGGTGACTCTCAACGTCAATTTCACCCCCCATCAATTCGGTCAACTGTTTGCAAATCGCCAGCCCCAGTCCAGTTCCGCCATATCGGCGGGTCGTTGATCCGTCAGCCTGTGAGAAGGGGCGAAACAGCCGACTTTGTAGATCAGATGGAATTCCAATCCCGGTATCAGTTACCTTGAATTGCACTGTTGCCGTCTCATGCTCCTGGTGGAGCAGACTAATCTGGAGCGTCACCATCCCTTTATCGGTAAACTTGATGCCGTTTGCCACCAGATTGGTGATGATTTGTCGAATGCGAACTGGATCACCCAGCAAGGTCTTCGGCACATTTTTCTGAATGTGGGTTACCAACTCCAGGCCCTTGCTGTGGGCCCGCTCGGCAAACATGGTGATGACCTGGTCAACCAGAACCTCCAGGTTGAACTCGATGTTTTCGAGTGTCATCTTGCCGGCTTCGATTTTGGAGAGATCCAGGATTTCGTTGATGATCTTGAGCAGTGTCTCACCTGAATTTTGAATGGTTTCAACAAAATCCATCTGTTTGGCGGTCAGGTCGGTACCAAGCAAAAGGTGGGTCATCCCAATCACGCCATTGAGCGGCGTGCGGATTTCGTGGCTCATATTGGCCAAAAACTGTGATTTCAAGCGAACGGATTCGAGTGCGGCATCGTGGGCAATTTTTTGTAGAACCTCGGCGCGTTTGCGTTCGGTGATATCGCGTGCAATCCCCTGGACACCCACTGGACGACCATTGAGGGTAATGATCCGCGAACTGACTTCGATTGGAATTCGAACTCCAGTCGGAGTCACAATTTCGATTTCGTAGCGGGTGGGAATATTTTCCGCCACCTTTTGCTCCATCATTTTATGAACCGTGCTGAGATATTCAGGTGAAACAACGTCCCGCATATTCATCTGGAGCACGGCTTCACGTGGAATGCCAAACACCCGTTCAACCGCTCGATTGATGGAGGTAAAATGTCCCTCCATGTCATGGGTGTAAATCAGATCATTCGCGTTTTCATACAATTCCCGGTAAATATCACCCGCATCCGTAACAGCGGTTTTGTTCATACTTGAATAGACAATCGCTAACTGAACCGCAATTTCCGATTGATCTTCAAAGCTTGAAGCTTTCATTTCGGCCTGGATGGGTCGGCCATCCATCCGAAGCAATCGCGCTCGGAGCCGCGATGTTGATTGAACGGTTGAAGCAAGCCAGGTCTGGACTTTCTGCAAATCCTCTGGATGAACAAAGTCACCGCATTCAATTCCCAGCACTTCCTGACGGTCAATCGCCCCCAGAATTGCCAATGCCTCGCGATTCACAAATTGGACCACGCCTTGTTTCAGCACCAGGATCGGCACCGGACAGACATCAAGCACATCGTAGGTGGGTTGCATTGGCATAGGAACAAAGTGACTGGGTGACCAGGTGACCAGATGACTGGGTGACAGAATGACACAGTGACAAGGTGACAAGATGACACGGTGACTGAGTGACAATTGACAAGGGGACAAGGGGACAAGGGACACAATGACTGGGTGACCAAATAACAGAGCATATTTTGTCATCTTGTCAATTGTCACCTTGTCACTGTGTCATTCTGTCACCGTGTCATCATCCGCAGTTCTTCGATCCGCTGGCTGATTTCGGCGGGCGACAGGTGGCGATAGGCTTCTGGAAGCATATCGCGGGAGGTCGCTTCGCGCACCGCCACCAGGGTTTGATATTCGACCGCCATTTCATCGCGGGCCGGGGTGAATTCGAGCGCCACCTTTTCAACATCTTCCGGAAACACTTCTTTCCGCCCGGCCTGACGGGCCACCCGTCGGCATCGAATCAGCATACCTTCGATATCAGCTCCGGAAAGTTTGAGCTGGCTTTTCAGAATTGGCGACCAGTCTTCGATTTTGTGGCTGATTTTGTTCTTTCGAACCATCGCCTCAATGATGGCCTGACGATCTTCTTCCGATTCCGGGTAAAACAGCGAAATGTGTTCTTCGCACCGGCCCTGGCGCTTGAGGTCAATCGGGAGCAAATCCGGGCGACAGGTCATCAAAATCCACAGAATTTTGCCCCGGTTTTCGGTATTGCCCATCGCATTGGCAACTTTTGAGAAAATGCGCTGATCAACACCGCTGTCTCCGCCGCCGGAATCACGATTGCCCAGCGTGGCGTCGGCTTCGTCAATCAGGACCACAATCGGAGCCAGGTTTTGGATCAGGTTCAGAATTTTTTCAAGATTTGACTCGGTTGACCCAACCCATTTATCGCGGAAGTTTTTGAATTCCACCACGTTCAGGCCGCAATCCTTGGCAAAGGCTTCGGCCAGAAAGGTCTTCCCTGTGCCAACCGGACCGGAAATCAAAATTCCCATGGGAGCTTCTTCGGTTTCACCCGAACGAATGGTCTCGGCAATATTGGAGAGAAACTCTTTGGCCTTTTTCATGCCGCCGACGTTTTCCAGCCCATATCGCGGCGTCACAAACTCGACCAGTCCGACACATTCCGATTCGATGATTTCTTTTTTCTTGTTGCGGATGACTTCATAGGTCAGCCCATCCTGATTGATCGAAGCACTTTTGAGCATCGAGGAAATATGTACCCGATTCAGTCCCGAGGTCATATGTGACAACTGCTCTTCGGTCACTTCCATCTTCAGGTCCGGATTCATGATGTTGAAAAAGCGAATGAAATGCAGTCGCTCGTCGTGCTCCGGATAGGTAATTTTGATATTGACCAGGCGCGAGTTTTCACGAATGCGCTGGTGGACGTCCGACACGTTTTCCGTGATGAAAATGACGATATTGTCGGATCCAAGCAGCCGCGAACTGGTAATCCAGCGCTGAAACATCACCAGCAGGTTGCGTTCTTCAGAACTCATGTAACTGACTTCGCTGGCCGGGATCAGGGTTTCCATAAAGTTGATGATCACGGCAACCTGTTCGCCATAATACAGATAGCGTTCAATCGCCTGCAGAGCCTGCATCGGCTCGCGCATTCCGCGCATGGCCTGGGCCTGAACCAGCGGATTGGCCACTCGCTGCTGAGCCTCAAATTGCCGTTCGGCATCCAGCGAACCAAAGGTGATTCCTTCGCTGCGGTTATACAGGATGATGTTTTTATTTCCCAACATCTCCTGCTGCAGGAAATTGAGCAAGCCGACATACTGCCCCTTGGCTCGCACCAGATCATAAATGTTGTGATGAAGCAGGAAATGCGATGCTTCCCCAGCATAATACTTGCGGGCCATGGTGGCTGCCCAACTGGGTAAATTTTTCAACTCATCAAGCGACAGTTTGAGGCGCGGACTCGACATGGTGGGAAGGATCTCCTTTGGAATGAGCAAAATAGTGAACCTAAGTACCTTACCGAAAATTTCCAGACATTTTAACCACGAAAAACACGAAAAACACGAAAAAGATCAAACACTTACCAAACCCAATATCTCAGGAACCTTATGACAAGGTACTTATTTCACTCAGGATCAGAGCGTTTTCAAATAAGCAATCAGGTCGGCCAGTTGCGCGGCATTAAATTTGCCTTTGTAGGCTGGCATGGCGTTGCGGCCTTTTTGAATTAAATTTTTGACATTGTCATCCGTCACGGCTTTTCCGCTGAGCATTTTCTTGCGGTCTTTATAAAGCCCTTTCAACCCAGGACCAACCAGGGTGTCAGAACTCTCGGTGTGATGACAGATTTTACAAGTTTCGGCAAAGAGTTTGGCGCCGTTTTTGGCATCTTCAGCACTCATACCAGGAGTTGCGGGTGAGACTTTAACGGGTGACAAGGCCAGTGAATTCAACTGGTTTGCAACAATAAAGGCAACTGAAATAAACAACACGACCAGTAATTTGGCAGATCGATTCATACAATTCTCCAATGTGAACAAAAAGAATAAGGTGGGTGCGATAGGTCAGATTAAACGAAGGGATAAAAGGATGGAAAAAAATACCTTGCAGCGGTGGAAGTGGCAAGCCCTTCCTGATTTGTTCCAACGTTCGGCTCACACCAGTTATCAACTGGCGGATCGTGCACTCGACTGGGGGTTGAATCTGGCCGCACCACAGGTATGCAAAATCTGCGGAAAACTGGTTTTGTCACGCCACGACGGGGTTACCTGCCAGGCGTGTTGGATAAACTATGGATATACAGGCGCAGGCTATCAGGTAAGTTGTCTTCGATGTGGTCGGTGGCGTGCAAGACCAACCGGGCCGCAGCAAATAACTGCACTCCAGCCTGAGTGCGACCACTGCCAGGAAATGGCGTTTACCCAGGCGCGGTCGTGTGGGCCCTACCTGGGAGCACTCCGTGAAAATCTGCTGCTTTCCAAACGTCATCCATATCTGCCCAAACGACTTCGAAACTCTATTTCCACCGCCTGGGCACAATACCCGGAACTCCACCGGGTGAACCGGATTCTCCCGGTCCCGCTGGCCCGTGGGAGGCTTCGTGAACGCGGCTACAACCAGGCCGAATTGATCGCCCACATTCTGGCGGAGCAATCCGGAATTGAACTCGATTCCTTCACCTTAGCTCGCATTGCCGAAACCGAACGTCACCGGGTCGGGATGGATGCCCACCGCCGGGCCAAAAGCGTGCAACGCGCATTTCAGGTAATTTGCCCGCAACTGATAGAAAGCAATACAGTTTTGCTCGTGGATGATGTGTTTACGACTGGCGCCACGATTGATGCCTGTTCCAAAGTACTGCTGGCCGCTGGCACCAAAGAAGTGATGGTCTTTACCGTTGGCCGAACGATGCGGTATAGCGATTTAATTCATACCAGTCAGTAGTCAGTAGTCAGTAGTTATATAAATTTTAAATCACAATCAAACAAACAAGCTTCTAAACTATTCAAAAAAATGGGTTGAGCGAGCTACTGATGCCAGTTAAGGGTTGAAAAAAATGTTCGTTGAAAACAAAGGACTTATCAGAACCTCAAATTTCGGATGTTCAATCTGCTGTCTGTAAGCTGTTGATTTTGAAATCTCAAATTCAACCCTTAATTCGCATTACTGACTACTGACTACTGACTACTGACTAAAAACTATTTCGCAATGTACTCAGCCTGCCGGAGCGCCAGCGCCATCACGGTCAAGGTCGGCTGGTTGAGCGAGGTCACAAAGGTCGCGGCATCCGCCACAAACAAATTTGGGACGTCATGGCACTGACCAAATGAGTTTACAACTGATATTTTTGGGTCATTGCCCATCCGACAGGTCCCGGCAGCGTGGAGACCGCCACCCGTTTCCGGTCCTTTTTGCTGGACGGTAATGTATTGCGCCCCGGCCAGCTCTAAAAACTCCTGAGCAGCGGCGGTCATCGCCTGCCAGCGCAAGCCGTCTTCTTCGCTGAGGGAAAACACAACCTTTGCGGTTGGAATTCCCCACTCATCCCGGCGTGTGCGATCAACCACAACCCGGTTTTCACGCCGGGCATTGACAGGTGCAATGCCATAGAGTCGAATCGCCGCCGGGTACCAGTCCTGAATCGCCTGTTTGAATGATCTTCCAAAACCGGGAAGCTGTGAGGCATAGGTTGGGAAACTCCCCGGACCGCTTTCCACCAGAAACAAAAAGCCATCCGAATAACTTTCCTGAGATGCCCGCGAAAGATTAACCCAGCGTGGAATCAACCCATGTTCGCCAGTGCTGTTGATGTCGCCAACTGGCATTCCTTTAAGTTGTGGGAGCAGTCCTTCAACCAAAACACCAATACTTTCAGTAAGATAATGCCCAATCAAACCACTTTGATTGGCCAGGCTGTATCGTTTTCCAGATGATTTTGAATTGAGCAGGATCCGCGCCGTTTCAATCGCTGACGCGGCCAGCACCACGATTTTGGCGTTGAGGACTTCAACTTTGCGGGTCTTCCGGTTGACCAATCGCACGCCAACAACCTGCCCAGCCGGGTTGGAAAGCACTTCGGTCACAACTGAATCAGGTCGGAGGGTCAACTTTCCGGTTTGTAAAGCCGCCTGGGCCAGTCCGGTAAAGGCATCGAATTTCGCTCCGGTGCGACAGCCAAGGTAACATCGGCCAGCAAAATGGCACGCCGGGCGATGTCCAAAATTTCGGGTCAGAATGGCTTTGCGGGCTGAAATCAAAGGAATGTGGTGTGCAGCCAGCGCTTTTTGAAGGATTTTTTCCCCAGGTCGAAGCTCAAGTGGTGGCAAAAATTCACCATCCGGCTGGTGTGGCAAACCTTCAAAACTACCGCACACGCCCATCAACTGCTCAGCCGTTTTGTAAAATGGTGTGAGTTCGGCGCTGGTGATTGGCCAGTTCTCTCCCTGGCCAGTGGTTGAAAATGCCTGAAACTCAACATCGCTAAACCGCAAGGCATGCCCGGTCCAATAGAGCGTTTTTCCGCCAACCACCCGAGTTCGCTTGAGCCAGCTATTGGCAACTTCGGTCCCGATCACATATGGCACATTTCGTGGCGAAGTAAAATGGGCCGCCGGGTAATATTCGGCACCACCACGCCCAAGACCACGTTCGGGAAGTTCATCCGGCCAGGTTTCAGTCAGAAACTCAGTTTTTGGATCGGGGACAGGACCAAACTCCACCACCGTCACCAGATGTCCGCGCCGCGTCAGTTCGTAGGCAACGGTCATTCCAGCCACACCAGCACCGACGATGAGAACTTCCGTATGAGGCATAGGGTATAGAGGTTAAATGAATGTAGAATATAAAATTGAATTCGACCGTAACCTGAGATTATCTCAGGTTATGATCAAATTTCGAACCCAAACCCCAATTTTCATAGCAGCACATTTTCCTGTTCAGGTAGAAATTGTTGAGAGGAAAAGGTGTATCGTCAATGGCAATCCTTTGTTTGAATCAATCTAATTGACTTACAGTTTCAATTGCAAACAACTCTTTTTTTTTGAATTAATTAGAGAATTACTACTGATAAAGTGGAACTGTTTTGGTGAAAAATCCACAATAGTGGTAAAAACAACTCCGTATTCTGTAACCGTTCTGCGAAAAATTCCTCTCACCAGTTCTCTTTCCACATAGATTCTACCAAACCTTGCTCCTGTTCACTTTTTGTAATTAACGGGCAGCAATTCTTTGTTTAATCCAATCTAATGGATTTACATCTTTCTTCCTCCAAGCTCCTTCATTTTTGATCAACTAAGGAGTTGCTTAGCTAACGCGGTTACCTTTGTCAGGTTTTTTTAAAGTCTTTGGCAGTTCAATTGCAATTCAGCTTCAGCAGACATTACCTGGGCTAACTATTTGTTAAAAAAGTGAGTTAGTTAAGAGACTTGCCCTCACCCGCTCACACCAGTGGTACTGACTTAGCTTCTCACTGTTTTTCATCACCAACGGGTAATTCCCGATAATGTCTAGTGAATGACCGGATGCTAAAAATAAACCTCCTTTTTGAAGAGTCAAACTGTTTCTGTATTGAGCAACCAGTATTTTATGTCGTCCCTCAGAGTTCGAATTCTGGGGAGCGTGCATACCCGGCGATTGAGTGCTGTTCCTACAGGGCTCCGATCCTTATTTGCGCAAATTTGACCCAATTCCTCCCAAGAATTCGTCAAAGTGGTCAAGGCCGAGGTCAAAAACCTCACCACACAGTCCCCTCGTGGACTGACAAAGGCCAAGAACTTTAGCTCCTCAAGGAGCATTGTTTTACAAGAAAGAAAGTAGGAACCATATGAAGCAATTGCTAATGCTGGTATTAGTTCTCATAGCTCTGGCTGGTTTTACCAGTCTTGGCACAGGCCAAGAAGAGAAAAAAGGTCTCCCAGAACAGGAAGCGGTTGGTCGTACCCCACTGTGTCCAGATCCAAGGTACATCAACTTAACAGCTCCACCCCCGCAAGCAGCTACGCCGTATACAGCGGATTTTGCCCCTGGACCCGCGTCACTGATGGATTTTGGTGGGGACATACCTGACAGGCAGCTCCGGCACACCTTTTATTGGAGATTCAATACTCCTTGTTGCCAAGAGTTATCAGGCAAGCTAATCCTTCAGTTTCGTTCAATTCAGGGCGGAGGGTCAGCTACGTCTAGTGATGCTGGTAACGACAAGGTATATATTTTCAGCAACGGTGTGAACCTACTGGCACAACCGCTTTACACCAGCTTTCCATTTTCATCAGGGCAAACTGGGACAAAAACTATCGTGCTCACGCCTGCCATGCTGACGAACCACCGACTCAGCTTTCTTGTTCAGGATGACACTTCAGTTATATCGGCAAAGCTCAAATTAGTTGTTTGCTGTTTGGATGTAAAAGGCGGATTGCAACCTCCAACAGATGCAAAAACAAATCGCTAGCCGGAAAGAAATAGAGCTTTCAAGTGCAGGTTTTTGGGGTTCACTGGGAACCGGTAAAAACCAAAAACCTCGCATGAAAGGAGAGAAAGTGTGGTAGTCGCCTGAGATAAGTTTAGATGACCACCAAGAGTCGAGAATGAAGAATGTAGAAAATAAGTGGCTGAACATTTTTCTTCATTCTTCATTCTTCACTCTTCATTCAATCGGTATCCAAGCCATTGGAGGCCACGGCGAGTGGTGAAGAGTTCGGTGATGGCATCCTGCTTCACAAGTTCAAGAAACCGCCGGAGTCTGTGATTTCGAGTTGTGCTCCAGAGAATTTCAAGGAACTCAGTTCGTGCATCAGGTGAAAGAACCGCAAACCCGTGTTTTGATTTCTGAAGTGAAGCGGTATCAAGCATTTGCAAACCATTCCGGTAAACCGGCAACCATGTCTGGTCAGTTGCCAGACGTGATTCAATGAGGGAAATAACAGCCGTTCCGCTCGCTCCTGGTGATTTGTCATCCGCCGGGAGCACTGTTTCAACTAGCGCCGCCAGTGCGCGCCGTTCCTGGGTGGAAAATCGGAAACGGCCAGTGAGGGCACTTCCCTGCCCGTGGGAAAAACACCATAAACCAAAGATGAATTGAAACCATTGGCGACGAGTCATGGTGGGGTTCAGGGTTCAGGGTTCAGGGTTCAGGGTTCAGGGTTCAGGGTTCCTAATCCCCCCGGATTTTGTGGGGTAAGCTCAAAAATGAGTCCAAAAGCCGTAAAAATGGCCTATTTTGAGCTGTATTACCTGTTACCCACAAAAATGTGGGTTAGCTAAGTCCTTTGTTTTCAATAGAGGACTAATCACCCCACAAAATCCGGGGGGATTAGCAGGGTTCAGGGTTCAGGGTTCAGGGTTTTCGAATTTATGTCCTTTTCGTCCTTTATGTCCTTTTGGCCTTTCCCTGAACCCTGTTTTTCACTTTTTCTCAAGCTCCCGGTTGCGGGCTTCGACACCGGCTTTGGCCTGTGCCAGTGATGGGACGTTGAGACGGGCCCGTTCTTCATCGGTAACCGCTTTTTCATCAATCGGATCCATGGTCCACTTCCCGTCCCTCATCGTTGATTGCGTGCCGTAGATTTGCGGCTTGCCGATGCTCCACAGATAGCGATCTTTGGTGGCGGCACTGATCCAGCGGGCATCATAGCCAAGCTCAATCGCTTTGAGCGCCATCTGGTGGGCTTTGTCATAATCTTCGGGCTTGCTGCCATGTTGGAAGACAAACGCGGCGTGGTAAAAATCCTTGCCAACCTTTAATTCACCTTTGTCCAGCATTTCCTGAACCCGTTTGCGGTGGGCTTCATCGCGTTTGCTGACGACTTCCCAATCAATCTTTGGGCTCAGCCGGTCACCCTGGTCTTCATCAAACATCAACAAAAGTTCATAGTTGACGCCTTCAGCTTTAGCTCTGGTTTCTTGCTTCTTTTTGGCCTGATCAATGATTTTCGACCAGCGGGCATCTTCGCGGAGTGAAATCAAATCCTGGTCGTTCGAAATGTGCCGAACGCGGTCAAAGCCTTCATCAATCGCGATTTCCAGGAATCGAAACGCATCCTCTTTCAGCCCAGCTAATGCCATGGCACACGAGGCGTCATAAAACACCCCCGCTTCGGGAATGCCAGCACTGATCGCCTCTTTAAAGAATTTGGCGCTTTCCGCATAGTTTTTCTGCTGGTAGGCCGCATTTCCTTTGGCATGAAATTCCGAGTAGGGTCGGCTATCCACATACCAGTTGTCAGCCTGGAAGTAAAAATACCGCCGGTTTTGAAGGCCGGTCCGGGCATCAATTTGGAGGGAAAACACGGCTTTGGTGCAATCGTTATTCAACTCCGGTGACCTTCCCAGACAGTCTTTCAGAAATGGCAACAACTTTTGAAGCCGGAGGGTGTTTTCTTTCAAGAAAGTCTCGGTCAAAGCCTGTTCCGGAATGCTTCCCGGTGGAAGAGCCGACCTGAAAAACCCACGATAGTCTTTGGCTTCCAGTAGCGCGACATTCTTTTTGATGGACTCTGCCAGAAGGTGTTGGCGGGATTGGATCTCAGCCGGTGAAAGCGCTGGTGGTTGTGTCTCCTGCAAGAAAGCCAGGACTGGCATCGTGAGACAAAAAACACAGATCAACATTGAGAACAAAAACTTGAGTTTCATCCTGATTCTTTATCCTTGGTGGAAAATGATTGGGGCGGTACCAGTGTTTGGCGCGGATGCGGGTGTTTCACTCGTCGAACATACATTTGTTCCACAATCAATGCCACCACAAACCCGCCATGGATGAGCCATAACCGCCAGGGTTCCTCGATACCATCGCCGCGAATATACACCCAGTAGGACAACAAACACAGCGCTGAATACACCACCCAG
It contains:
- a CDS encoding cytochrome c codes for the protein MNRSAKLLVVLFISVAFIVANQLNSLALSPVKVSPATPGMSAEDAKNGAKLFAETCKICHHTESSDTLVGPGLKGLYKDRKKMLSGKAVTDDNVKNLIQKGRNAMPAYKGKFNAAQLADLIAYLKTL
- a CDS encoding GMC family oxidoreductase, with product MPHTEVLIVGAGVAGMTVAYELTRRGHLVTVVEFGPVPDPKTEFLTETWPDELPERGLGRGGAEYYPAAHFTSPRNVPYVIGTEVANSWLKRTRVVGGKTLYWTGHALRFSDVEFQAFSTTGQGENWPITSAELTPFYKTAEQLMGVCGSFEGLPHQPDGEFLPPLELRPGEKILQKALAAHHIPLISARKAILTRNFGHRPACHFAGRCYLGCRTGAKFDAFTGLAQAALQTGKLTLRPDSVVTEVLSNPAGQVVGVRLVNRKTRKVEVLNAKIVVLAASAIETARILLNSKSSGKRYSLANQSGLIGHYLTESIGVLVEGLLPQLKGMPVGDINSTGEHGLIPRWVNLSRASQESYSDGFLFLVESGPGSFPTYASQLPGFGRSFKQAIQDWYPAAIRLYGIAPVNARRENRVVVDRTRRDEWGIPTAKVVFSLSEEDGLRWQAMTAAAQEFLELAGAQYITVQQKGPETGGGLHAAGTCRMGNDPKISVVNSFGQCHDVPNLFVADAATFVTSLNQPTLTVMALALRQAEYIAK
- a CDS encoding response regulator codes for the protein MPMQPTYDVLDVCPVPILVLKQGVVQFVNREALAILGAIDRQEVLGIECGDFVHPEDLQKVQTWLASTVQSTSRLRARLLRMDGRPIQAEMKASSFEDQSEIAVQLAIVYSSMNKTAVTDAGDIYRELYENANDLIYTHDMEGHFTSINRAVERVFGIPREAVLQMNMRDVVSPEYLSTVHKMMEQKVAENIPTRYEIEIVTPTGVRIPIEVSSRIITLNGRPVGVQGIARDITERKRAEVLQKIAHDAALESVRLKSQFLANMSHEIRTPLNGVIGMTHLLLGTDLTAKQMDFVETIQNSGETLLKIINEILDLSKIEAGKMTLENIEFNLEVLVDQVITMFAERAHSKGLELVTHIQKNVPKTLLGDPVRIRQIITNLVANGIKFTDKGMVTLQISLLHQEHETATVQFKVTDTGIGIPSDLQSRLFRPFSQADGSTTRRYGGTGLGLAICKQLTELMGGEIDVESHPGQGSTFRFSIPLARPQKKEEDTHQNDPDGLRKLRVLLVDNNAANRDLLQQQLTEWEMTTDVAETGLRALEQLRNAAHRAKPFDLVIEDMLLPGMDGMELARAIKSDPLIAQTKLVMLTSFAMRGHGDEARQSGIVAYLTKPVRQTHLRNCLLQVMQRTDTAGPQPLITRYTLASSSSLLSVPQLPQMRVLLVEDIEANQVVARLILENLHCRVDVASNGLKALGMLAENSYDLVFMDCQMPLMDGFETTAVIREQEEQSGKHIIIVALTAGAMEGDRERCLQVGMDDYISKPFRPEDFERALQRWVVGSEPGAVPFAAASSPAPESAITVDFESGEEELEDDDTPTLTPESGSGLMPVTNHSTPPSPVLDESTITQLLDLTRQDTGVLFRLMTMSFDTLVPFPDALQKAFARADFEHIGKIAHKLRGTGGSIGAIGIIRIGQALEGIRSSAALADAPFLVAEFRAELTRLKEEINRRFHP
- a CDS encoding gluconate 2-dehydrogenase subunit 3 family protein gives rise to the protein MTRRQWFQFIFGLWCFSHGQGSALTGRFRFSTQERRALAALVETVLPADDKSPGASGTAVISLIESRLATDQTWLPVYRNGLQMLDTASLQKSKHGFAVLSPDARTEFLEILWSTTRNHRLRRFLELVKQDAITELFTTRRGLQWLGYRLNEE
- a CDS encoding ATP-binding protein — protein: MSSPRLKLSLDELKNLPSWAATMARKYYAGEASHFLLHHNIYDLVRAKGQYVGLLNFLQQEMLGNKNIILYNRSEGITFGSLDAERQFEAQQRVANPLVQAQAMRGMREPMQALQAIERYLYYGEQVAVIINFMETLIPASEVSYMSSEERNLLVMFQRWITSSRLLGSDNIVIFITENVSDVHQRIRENSRLVNIKITYPEHDERLHFIRFFNIMNPDLKMEVTEEQLSHMTSGLNRVHISSMLKSASINQDGLTYEVIRNKKKEIIESECVGLVEFVTPRYGLENVGGMKKAKEFLSNIAETIRSGETEEAPMGILISGPVGTGKTFLAEAFAKDCGLNVVEFKNFRDKWVGSTESNLEKILNLIQNLAPIVVLIDEADATLGNRDSGGGDSGVDQRIFSKVANAMGNTENRGKILWILMTCRPDLLPIDLKRQGRCEEHISLFYPESEEDRQAIIEAMVRKNKISHKIEDWSPILKSQLKLSGADIEGMLIRCRRVARQAGRKEVFPEDVEKVALEFTPARDEMAVEYQTLVAVREATSRDMLPEAYRHLSPAEISQRIEELRMMTR
- a CDS encoding ComF family protein — its product is MEKNTLQRWKWQALPDLFQRSAHTSYQLADRALDWGLNLAAPQVCKICGKLVLSRHDGVTCQACWINYGYTGAGYQVSCLRCGRWRARPTGPQQITALQPECDHCQEMAFTQARSCGPYLGALRENLLLSKRHPYLPKRLRNSISTAWAQYPELHRVNRILPVPLARGRLRERGYNQAELIAHILAEQSGIELDSFTLARIAETERHRVGMDAHRRAKSVQRAFQVICPQLIESNTVLLVDDVFTTGATIDACSKVLLAAGTKEVMVFTVGRTMRYSDLIHTSQ